In the genome of Pseudomonas sp. P5_109, one region contains:
- a CDS encoding cell division protein ZapA — protein sequence MSYNAAGVKVVSILGEDYSIKAPAGEEQTLLDAAMMLKAALAETKRKYPTLIGDRLLVLAAMNLCSQQIEMQKQHKLELDRYQEQVSATVEVISKTINQA from the coding sequence ATGAGTTACAACGCCGCAGGGGTAAAAGTCGTCTCGATCCTGGGGGAGGACTATTCGATCAAGGCACCGGCCGGGGAAGAGCAGACCCTGCTGGACGCCGCGATGATGTTGAAGGCAGCCCTGGCCGAAACCAAGAGGAAGTACCCGACGCTGATCGGTGACCGCCTGCTGGTGCTGGCGGCGATGAATCTGTGCTCCCAGCAGATCGAAATGCAGAAGCAGCACAAGCTCGAACTCGACCGTTACCAAGAGCAAGTCAGCGCCACGGTTGAAGTGATCTCCAAGACGATCAATCAGGCCTGA
- a CDS encoding acyl-CoA dehydrogenase, which produces MSETLLSSRNLAFELYEVLDAEGLIQRERFAEHNRETFDAAIGTARSIAEKFFAPHNRKGDENEPRYENGQAILIPEVKPAVDAFLEAGFLNAARSFEAGGMQLPTLLSQACFAHFQSANAASTSYPFLTMGAANLIESFGTDEQKRHFLQPMIDGRFFGTMALTEPHAGSSLSDIRTRAEPAADGTYRLKGNKIFISGGDHPLSENIVHMVLAKLPDAPAGVKGISLFIVPKFLVNDDGCIGKRNDVLLAGLFHKMGWRGTTSTALNFGDNGECVGYLVGKPHQGLSYMFQMMNEARIGVGMGAVMLGYAGYLYSLEYARERPQGRVPDSKDPNTAPVAIIQHADVKRMLLTQKAYVEGSFDLGLYAARLFDDTTTLETEAERKQAHELLDLLTPIVKSWPSEFCLKANELAIQILGGHGYTREYPVEQYYRDNRLNPIHEGTHGIQSLDLLGRKLAQNGGAGLKQLIRLIADTAERAQAFEALTPLREPLEKLVARLQTVTIGLLTDLAQGKVNSSLANSALYLKVFGHTVIGWRWLEQAIRAEEGLAKGNAADVSFYKGKLQAARYFLTWEVPGCHHELAILEARDDVCLGMQDEWF; this is translated from the coding sequence ATGTCCGAGACGTTGCTCAGTTCCCGCAATCTGGCTTTCGAGCTGTATGAAGTCCTCGATGCCGAGGGCCTGATCCAGCGTGAGCGTTTCGCCGAGCACAACCGGGAAACCTTCGATGCGGCGATTGGCACTGCCCGCAGCATCGCCGAGAAGTTCTTCGCTCCGCACAACCGCAAGGGTGACGAGAACGAGCCGCGCTATGAGAACGGTCAGGCGATTCTGATTCCGGAAGTGAAACCGGCGGTGGACGCCTTTCTCGAAGCCGGTTTCCTCAACGCCGCGCGCAGTTTCGAGGCGGGAGGCATGCAGCTTCCTACACTGCTCTCCCAGGCCTGCTTCGCACACTTTCAATCGGCCAATGCTGCTTCGACGTCGTACCCGTTCCTGACCATGGGCGCGGCGAACCTGATCGAGAGTTTCGGCACCGACGAGCAGAAGCGTCACTTCCTGCAACCGATGATCGACGGCCGTTTCTTCGGCACCATGGCCCTGACCGAACCCCACGCGGGCTCGTCGCTTTCGGATATCCGCACCCGCGCTGAACCTGCGGCCGACGGCACTTATCGCCTCAAGGGCAACAAGATTTTCATCTCCGGCGGCGATCATCCGCTGTCGGAAAACATCGTGCACATGGTGCTGGCCAAGTTGCCGGACGCGCCGGCCGGGGTGAAGGGCATTTCGCTGTTTATCGTGCCCAAGTTCCTGGTCAACGATGATGGCTGCATCGGCAAGCGCAACGATGTGCTGCTGGCCGGTCTGTTCCACAAGATGGGCTGGCGTGGCACCACGTCTACCGCGCTGAACTTCGGCGATAACGGCGAGTGCGTCGGCTATCTGGTGGGCAAGCCGCACCAGGGCCTGAGCTACATGTTCCAGATGATGAACGAAGCGCGGATTGGCGTCGGCATGGGCGCGGTGATGCTTGGCTACGCGGGTTATCTGTATTCGCTGGAGTACGCTCGCGAGCGTCCACAGGGGCGCGTGCCGGACAGCAAGGACCCGAACACCGCGCCAGTGGCGATCATTCAGCACGCCGACGTCAAACGCATGCTGCTGACGCAGAAGGCCTACGTCGAAGGCTCGTTCGACCTTGGTCTGTACGCGGCGCGGCTGTTCGATGACACCACCACGCTTGAGACCGAAGCCGAGCGCAAACAAGCCCATGAGTTACTGGACCTGCTGACCCCAATCGTCAAATCCTGGCCGTCGGAGTTCTGCCTGAAGGCCAACGAACTGGCGATCCAGATCCTCGGCGGCCACGGTTACACCCGCGAATACCCGGTGGAACAGTACTACCGCGACAACCGCCTGAACCCGATCCACGAAGGCACGCACGGCATTCAGTCGCTGGACCTGTTGGGCCGCAAACTGGCGCAGAACGGTGGTGCAGGGCTCAAGCAACTGATCCGCCTGATCGCCGACACCGCCGAACGCGCCCAGGCATTTGAGGCACTGACGCCACTGCGCGAGCCGCTGGAGAAGCTGGTGGCACGCCTGCAAACCGTGACCATCGGCCTGTTGACCGATCTGGCCCAGGGCAAGGTCAACAGCAGCCTGGCGAACTCGGCGTTGTACCTGAAAGTGTTCGGGCACACGGTGATCGGCTGGCGCTGGCTGGAACAGGCGATTCGCGCCGAGGAAGGTTTGGCCAAGGGCAATGCGGCGGATGTGAGCTTTTACAAGGGCAAGCTGCAGGCGGCGCGCTACTTCCTGACCTGGGAAGTGCCGGGTTGCCACCATGAGCTGGCGATTCTTGAGGCGCGGGATGATGTGTGCCTGGGCATGCAGGATGAGTGGTTCTGA
- a CDS encoding PAAR domain-containing protein has product MADGYFIRKGDKTTCGGEVLEGDSRMIISGAAQAREGDQVSCGKNNKTYVVVGGVSYFNSQDRLVAGSLDSFSSCPCRAGLIPSQFSAVYGSSHSAESLTRLAATAQAAPVAASTPVTSRSSSYTPAPGSHVPLRDNSAQAVEPGFYIVPKSTTREELEASLFTLRDPAVMGKFKLLNPNLRDIKAGSMIVLSDPNNFQCTREEALLMNVAAKTNEILETLSPAEADFMVEHRDAIQTILGFGSGAIGVGASIFKNNLDNVGGTLREMEALHQRSFLRDGHLNSPTFLAERQKLLAQLDSHLTSLTRKGIGFPHHPNLNRAMFLSPPSLVHRWTEAGGVGQMPGYATHLEGVARASKYLNYGGWAGTALGGGASVMKVHDVCNAGNTEVCERVKFTETGSFVGGIGGGMFAGAISAHILGGICVGLGIPTGGFSTLACAVLATGATTLSASYVGEKVGETTAEKIYEALN; this is encoded by the coding sequence ATGGCCGACGGATATTTCATTCGCAAGGGTGACAAGACCACCTGTGGTGGCGAGGTACTGGAAGGCGATTCGCGCATGATCATCTCTGGCGCCGCGCAAGCGCGCGAAGGGGACCAGGTATCTTGCGGAAAAAACAATAAAACCTATGTGGTCGTTGGCGGTGTTTCATACTTCAACAGTCAAGACAGGCTTGTAGCAGGCTCGCTGGATAGCTTCAGTAGTTGTCCTTGCAGAGCCGGGCTTATTCCATCGCAGTTCTCGGCGGTATACGGATCCAGCCACAGCGCGGAATCTCTCACCAGACTGGCCGCCACTGCGCAGGCCGCGCCCGTTGCTGCCAGCACTCCGGTAACGTCACGATCCTCCAGCTACACGCCTGCGCCTGGCTCTCACGTGCCGCTGCGTGACAACAGCGCGCAAGCGGTAGAGCCAGGTTTTTACATCGTTCCAAAGAGCACCACCCGTGAAGAGCTTGAGGCCTCGCTGTTCACCCTGCGCGACCCGGCGGTGATGGGCAAATTCAAGTTGCTCAATCCCAATCTGCGCGATATCAAAGCCGGCTCGATGATCGTGCTGAGCGACCCGAATAACTTCCAGTGCACTCGTGAAGAGGCGCTGCTCATGAATGTGGCAGCCAAGACCAACGAGATACTTGAAACGCTCAGCCCGGCAGAAGCGGATTTCATGGTGGAACATCGGGATGCCATCCAGACAATCTTGGGCTTCGGTTCTGGCGCCATTGGCGTCGGCGCGAGTATTTTCAAGAATAATCTGGATAACGTTGGCGGTACCTTGCGTGAAATGGAAGCGCTGCATCAGCGTTCATTCCTGCGCGATGGGCATCTGAACTCACCGACATTTTTGGCTGAGCGCCAAAAGCTGCTGGCACAACTCGATAGTCACCTGACCAGCCTGACGCGCAAAGGCATCGGTTTCCCACATCACCCCAATTTGAACCGTGCAATGTTCCTATCTCCCCCCAGTCTGGTTCACCGCTGGACTGAAGCCGGCGGCGTGGGGCAGATGCCGGGGTATGCGACTCATCTTGAAGGTGTGGCTAGGGCATCCAAATATCTGAACTACGGTGGCTGGGCTGGCACTGCTCTTGGTGGTGGGGCGTCGGTTATGAAAGTTCATGATGTCTGTAATGCAGGGAATACCGAAGTTTGCGAGCGGGTTAAGTTTACTGAAACGGGGAGTTTTGTTGGGGGGATTGGTGGCGGCATGTTCGCTGGAGCGATAAGCGCTCACATTCTCGGTGGAATCTGCGTGGGGCTTGGAATTCCTACGGGAGGTTTCTCTACGCTAGCTTGTGCCGTTTTAGCAACCGGAGCGACAACCCTTTCAGCAAGCTATGTCGGAGAGAAAGTTGGCGAAACTACAGCCGAAAAAATATATGAGGCTCTTAATTGA
- the putA gene encoding trifunctional transcriptional regulator/proline dehydrogenase/L-glutamate gamma-semialdehyde dehydrogenase produces the protein MATTTLGVKLDDPTRERLKAAATSIDRTPHWLIKQAIFNYLEKLEGGATLTELSGMTKDSDDSVDAPLDHAHQCFLEFAESILPQSVLRASITAAYRRPEPEVVPMLIEQARLPAPMAEATNKLAASIAEKLRNQKSAGGRAGIVQGLLQEFSLSSQEGVALMCLAEALLRIPDKGTRDALIRDKISTGNWHPHLGNSPSLFVNAATWGLLLTGKLVSTHNEAGLTSSLSRIIGKSGEPMIRKGVDMAMRLMGEQFVTGETIAEALANASKFEAKGFRYSYDMLGEAALTEHDAQKYLASYEQAIHSIGKASHGRGIYEGPGISIKLSALHPRYSRAQYERVMDELYPRLLSLTLLAKQYDIGLNIDAEEADRLELSLDLLERLCFEPQLTGWNGIGFVIQAYQKRCPYVIDYVIDLARRSRHRLMIRLVKGAYWDSEIKRAQVEGLEGYPVYTRKVYTDVSYIACARKLLSVPEVIYPQFATHNAHTLSAIYHIAGQNYYPGQYEFQCLHGMGEPLYEQVVGKVSEGKLNRPCRVYAPVGTHETLLAYLVRRLLENGANTSFVNRIADQSISIQELVADPVAQIEQMATVEGGFGLPHPRIPLPRDLYGSERANSSGIDMANEHRLASLSCALLATAHNHWKAAPMLGCVSSNEAPAPVLNPSDLRDVVGHVQEATVEDVDNAIQCALNAAPIWQATPPAERAAILERAADLMEAEIQPLMGLLAREAGKTFANAIAEVREAVDFLRYYAVQARNDFTNDAHRPLGPVVCISPWNFPLAIFSGQVAAALAAGNPVLAKPAEQTPLVAAQAVRLLLEAGIPEGVLQLLPGRGETVGAGLVGDDRVKGVMFTGSTEVARLLQRNIAGRLDSQGRPIPLIAETGGQNAMIVDSSALTEQVVIDVVSSAFDSAGQRCSALRVLCLQEDSADRVIEMLKGAMAESRLGNPERLSVDIGPVIDAEAKAGIEKHIQAMRDKGRSVYQVAIADAEEVKRGTFVMPTLIELESFDELQREIFGPVLHVVRYKRKDIDQLIGQINASGYGLTLGVHTRIDETIAKVIDNVNAGNVYVNRNIVGAVVGVQPFGGEGLSGTGPKAGGPLYLYRLLSTRPADAIEQSFARGDAAAAPDVRLREAMSKPLTALKAWADSNKFADLSTLCVQFAAQSQSGITRLLAGPTGERNSYAILPREHVLCLAEVEGDLLTQLAAVLAVGGSAVWPETDLSKALFARLPKDIQARIKLVSDWNKDEVVFDAVLHHGHSDQLRAVCQQVAKRAGAIVGVQGLSQGETNIALERLVIERALSVNTAAAGGNASLMTIG, from the coding sequence ATGGCTACCACCACCCTTGGGGTCAAACTTGACGACCCGACCCGCGAACGCCTCAAGGCCGCCGCGACCTCGATTGATCGCACGCCGCACTGGCTGATCAAGCAGGCAATCTTCAATTACCTGGAAAAACTCGAGGGTGGTGCAACCCTGACTGAGCTGAGCGGTATGACCAAGGATTCCGACGACAGCGTCGACGCGCCTCTGGATCACGCCCACCAGTGCTTCCTCGAATTCGCCGAAAGCATCTTGCCGCAATCGGTACTGCGCGCTTCGATCACCGCCGCCTACCGTCGCCCTGAGCCGGAAGTGGTACCGATGCTGATCGAGCAGGCTCGCCTGCCGGCACCGATGGCCGAAGCCACCAACAAACTCGCTGCCTCGATTGCTGAAAAACTGCGCAACCAGAAGAGCGCTGGCGGCCGTGCCGGCATCGTTCAGGGCCTGCTGCAGGAATTCTCCCTGTCGTCCCAGGAAGGCGTGGCACTGATGTGCCTGGCCGAAGCGCTGCTGCGCATCCCGGACAAAGGCACCCGCGACGCCCTGATCCGCGACAAGATCAGCACCGGTAACTGGCATCCGCACCTGGGCAACAGCCCGTCGCTGTTCGTCAACGCCGCCACCTGGGGCCTGCTGCTGACCGGCAAACTGGTGTCGACCCACAACGAAGCCGGCCTGACGTCGTCCCTGAGCCGCATCATCGGCAAGAGCGGCGAGCCGATGATCCGCAAGGGCGTCGACATGGCCATGCGCCTGATGGGCGAGCAGTTCGTCACCGGTGAAACCATCGCCGAAGCCCTGGCCAACGCCAGCAAGTTCGAAGCCAAGGGCTTCCGCTATTCCTACGACATGCTGGGTGAAGCCGCGCTCACCGAGCACGACGCGCAGAAGTACCTGGCCTCGTACGAACAAGCCATCCACTCGATCGGCAAAGCCTCCCACGGTCGTGGGATTTATGAAGGCCCGGGCATCTCGATCAAGCTGTCCGCCCTGCACCCGCGCTACAGCCGTGCGCAGTACGAGCGCGTGATGGACGAGTTGTACCCGCGCCTGCTGTCGCTGACCTTGCTGGCCAAGCAATACGACATCGGCCTGAACATCGATGCCGAAGAAGCCGACCGTCTGGAGCTGTCGCTGGATCTGCTCGAGCGCCTGTGCTTCGAGCCGCAACTGACTGGCTGGAACGGCATCGGTTTCGTCATCCAGGCTTACCAGAAGCGTTGCCCGTACGTGATCGACTACGTGATCGACCTGGCTCGCCGCAGCCGTCATCGCCTGATGATCCGCCTGGTGAAAGGTGCGTACTGGGACAGCGAAATCAAGCGCGCCCAGGTCGAAGGCCTGGAAGGCTACCCGGTCTACACCCGCAAGGTGTACACCGACGTGTCCTACATCGCTTGCGCGCGCAAACTGCTGTCGGTACCGGAAGTCATCTATCCGCAGTTCGCCACGCACAACGCCCACACCCTGTCGGCCATTTATCACATCGCCGGTCAGAACTATTACCCAGGCCAGTACGAGTTCCAGTGCCTGCACGGCATGGGTGAACCACTGTACGAACAGGTTGTAGGCAAAGTTTCCGAAGGCAAGCTGAACCGTCCGTGCCGCGTGTACGCCCCGGTCGGCACCCACGAAACCCTGTTGGCCTATCTGGTACGTCGACTGCTGGAAAACGGCGCGAACACCTCGTTCGTCAACCGCATCGCCGATCAGTCGATTTCGATTCAGGAATTGGTGGCCGATCCGGTTGCTCAGATCGAGCAGATGGCGACCGTGGAAGGTGGTTTCGGCCTGCCGCACCCGCGCATTCCGCTGCCGCGTGACCTGTATGGCTCCGAGCGCGCCAACTCCAGCGGCATCGACATGGCCAACGAACATCGTTTGGCGTCCCTGTCCTGCGCGCTGCTCGCTACCGCACACAACCACTGGAAAGCGGCGCCGATGCTCGGCTGCGTCTCGAGCAACGAAGCTCCGGCACCGGTGCTGAACCCGTCCGACCTGCGTGACGTGGTCGGCCATGTGCAGGAAGCCACCGTCGAAGACGTCGACAATGCAATCCAGTGCGCCCTCAACGCTGCGCCAATCTGGCAGGCCACCCCGCCCGCCGAACGCGCCGCGATCCTGGAACGTGCCGCCGATCTGATGGAAGCCGAGATCCAGCCGTTGATGGGCCTGCTGGCTCGCGAAGCCGGCAAGACTTTCGCCAACGCCATCGCCGAAGTGCGTGAAGCCGTGGACTTCCTGCGTTATTACGCGGTGCAGGCGCGCAACGACTTCACCAATGACGCTCACCGCCCATTGGGTCCTGTGGTGTGCATCAGCCCGTGGAACTTCCCGCTGGCGATCTTCAGTGGTCAAGTGGCTGCAGCCCTGGCCGCCGGTAACCCGGTATTGGCCAAGCCTGCGGAGCAAACTCCTCTGGTCGCTGCCCAAGCCGTACGCTTGCTGCTCGAAGCCGGTATCCCTGAAGGCGTGCTGCAACTGCTGCCAGGTCGCGGCGAAACCGTCGGTGCCGGCCTGGTCGGCGACGATCGCGTCAAAGGCGTGATGTTCACCGGTTCCACCGAAGTCGCGCGCTTGCTGCAACGCAACATCGCCGGTCGCCTGGACAGCCAGGGTCGCCCTATCCCGCTGATCGCCGAAACCGGTGGCCAGAACGCGATGATCGTCGACTCTTCGGCACTGACCGAACAAGTCGTGATCGACGTGGTTTCCTCGGCTTTCGACAGCGCCGGCCAGCGTTGCTCGGCCCTGCGCGTCCTGTGCCTGCAGGAAGATTCCGCTGATCGCGTCATCGAAATGCTCAAGGGCGCGATGGCTGAAAGCCGTCTCGGTAACCCTGAGCGCCTGTCCGTGGACATCGGCCCGGTGATCGACGCCGAAGCCAAGGCGGGTATCGAGAAGCACATCCAGGCCATGCGCGACAAAGGTCGCAGCGTGTACCAGGTGGCCATTGCCGACGCCGAAGAAGTCAAACGCGGCACCTTCGTAATGCCGACGCTGATCGAACTGGAAAGCTTCGACGAGTTGCAGCGGGAGATCTTCGGTCCGGTGCTGCACGTGGTCCGCTACAAGCGCAAGGATATCGATCAACTGATCGGCCAGATCAACGCTTCCGGCTACGGCCTGACCCTGGGCGTGCATACCCGCATCGACGAGACCATCGCCAAGGTGATCGACAACGTCAATGCCGGTAACGTCTACGTCAACCGCAACATCGTTGGCGCAGTAGTAGGCGTGCAGCCATTCGGCGGCGAAGGCCTGTCGGGCACCGGTCCGAAAGCCGGTGGCCCGCTGTATCTGTACCGTTTGTTGTCGACCCGCCCTGCGGATGCGATCGAACAATCCTTCGCTCGTGGCGATGCCGCCGCAGCACCGGACGTTCGTCTGCGCGAAGCCATGAGCAAACCGCTGACTGCCCTGAAAGCCTGGGCCGACAGCAACAAGTTCGCCGACCTGAGCACCCTGTGTGTGCAGTTCGCCGCACAATCGCAAAGCGGCATCACCCGCCTTCTGGCCGGCCCGACCGGCGAGCGCAACAGCTACGCGATCCTGCCGCGCGAGCACGTGCTGTGCCTGGCGGAAGTCGAAGGCGACCTGCTGACTCAACTGGCGGCGGTATTGGCTGTCGGCGGCTCGGCGGTCTGGCCGGAAACCGACTTGAGCAAGGCTTTGTTCGCACGCCTGCCGAAGGACATTCAGGCACGCATCAAGCTGGTTTCCGACTGGAACAAGGACGAAGTGGTGTTTGATGCGGTTCTGCATCACGGCCATTCCGACCAGTTGCGTGCGGTGTGCCAGCAAGTGGCCAAGCGTGCCGGCGCCATCGTCGGTGTGCAGGGTCTGTCGCAGGGCGAAACCAACATTGCGTTGGAGCGTCTGGTGATCGAGCGTGCGTTGAGCGTTAACACTGCGGCGGCGGGTGGTAATGCGAGCTTGATGACGATCGGCTAA
- the putP gene encoding sodium/proline symporter PutP gives MSVSNPTLITFVIYIAAMVLIGLMAYRSTNNLSDYILGGRSLGSVVTALSAGASDMSGWLLMGLPGAIYMSGLSESWIAIGLIVGAYLNWLFVAGRLRVQTEHNGDALTLPDYFASRFEDKSGLLRIISAVVILVFFTIYCASGIVAGARLFESTFGMSYETALWAGAAATIAYTFIGGFLAVSWTDTVQATLMIFALILTPIIVLLATGGVDTTFLAIEAQDPSNFDMLKGTTFIGIISLMGWGLGYFGQPHILARFMAADSVKSIAKARRISMTWMILCLGGTVAVGFFGIAYFSAHPELAGAVTENPERVFIELAKILFNPWIAGILLSAILAAVMSTLSCQLLVCSSALTEDFYKTFLRKSASQVELVWVGRAMVLLVALIAIALASNPENRVLGLVSYAWAGFGAAFGPVVLISVIWKDMTRNGALAGILVGAITVIVWKHFELLGLYEIIPGFIFASLAIYFVSKMGTPTAGMFQRFAAAENDYRLNK, from the coding sequence ATGAGCGTAAGCAATCCAACCCTGATCACGTTCGTGATCTATATCGCAGCAATGGTGCTGATCGGCTTGATGGCCTATCGCTCCACCAACAACCTTTCCGACTACATTCTGGGCGGCCGTAGCCTGGGTAGCGTCGTGACCGCACTGTCCGCCGGTGCCTCCGACATGAGCGGCTGGTTGTTGATGGGCTTGCCCGGCGCGATCTACATGTCCGGTCTTTCCGAAAGCTGGATCGCCATCGGCCTGATCGTCGGCGCCTACCTGAACTGGCTGTTCGTCGCCGGCCGCCTGCGCGTGCAGACCGAGCACAACGGTGATGCACTGACCCTGCCGGACTACTTCGCCAGCCGTTTCGAAGACAAGAGCGGCCTGCTGCGGATCATCTCCGCCGTCGTGATCCTGGTGTTCTTCACCATTTACTGCGCTTCCGGCATCGTGGCCGGTGCCCGTCTGTTCGAAAGCACCTTCGGCATGTCCTACGAGACCGCGCTGTGGGCCGGCGCTGCGGCGACGATTGCCTACACCTTCATCGGTGGTTTCCTGGCAGTGAGCTGGACCGATACCGTACAAGCCACCCTGATGATCTTCGCGCTGATCCTGACGCCGATCATCGTGCTGCTGGCTACCGGCGGCGTCGACACCACTTTCCTGGCTATCGAAGCGCAAGATCCAAGCAACTTCGACATGCTCAAGGGCACCACTTTCATCGGCATCATCTCGCTGATGGGCTGGGGTCTGGGCTACTTCGGCCAGCCGCACATCCTGGCGCGTTTCATGGCTGCCGATTCGGTCAAGTCGATCGCCAAGGCCCGTCGCATCTCCATGACCTGGATGATCCTGTGCCTGGGCGGCACCGTAGCTGTGGGCTTCTTCGGTATCGCTTATTTCTCGGCACATCCTGAGCTGGCCGGTGCCGTTACCGAAAACCCTGAGCGCGTGTTCATCGAACTGGCCAAGATCCTGTTCAACCCATGGATCGCGGGTATCCTGCTGTCGGCCATTCTGGCTGCCGTCATGAGTACCCTGAGCTGCCAGCTGCTGGTGTGCTCGAGCGCCCTGACCGAAGACTTCTACAAGACCTTCCTGCGCAAATCCGCTTCCCAGGTCGAGCTGGTCTGGGTCGGTCGCGCCATGGTGCTGCTGGTTGCCCTGATCGCCATCGCTCTGGCCTCCAACCCGGAAAACCGTGTTCTGGGCCTGGTGAGCTACGCCTGGGCCGGTTTCGGTGCCGCATTCGGTCCGGTCGTACTGATCTCCGTGATCTGGAAAGACATGACCCGCAACGGCGCACTGGCCGGCATCCTGGTCGGCGCGATCACCGTGATCGTCTGGAAACACTTCGAACTGCTGGGCCTGTACGAAATCATCCCAGGCTTCATCTTCGCCAGCCTGGCGATCTACTTCGTCAGCAAAATGGGCACGCCGACTGCTGGTATGTTCCAGCGGTTTGCGGCTGCAGAGAATGATTACCGCTTGAACAAGTAA
- a CDS encoding methyl-accepting chemotaxis protein has product MVATAVHEMGLTVQEIAQNAGNAAVASQTARDEAMQAREVVGGSIRHIESMSQEIGVAATAVGELAHQVASIDQVLAVIRGISEQTNLLALNAAIEAARAGDMGRGFAVVADEVRTLARRTQSSTDEIQQMIGSLKQGAENAVSSMHSGQAATGTGVESSQRTGVSLTAITGQVERISDMNHQVATATEEQSAVTEEINRNVQGISDLARATAGEVRACREDCQTLQRLADDLARQMGGFKLG; this is encoded by the coding sequence ATGGTCGCCACCGCGGTTCACGAAATGGGCCTGACCGTTCAGGAAATCGCGCAGAATGCCGGCAACGCAGCGGTCGCGTCGCAAACGGCCCGGGATGAGGCGATGCAGGCGCGGGAAGTGGTGGGCGGCTCGATCCGCCACATTGAAAGCATGTCCCAGGAAATCGGTGTCGCGGCCACTGCTGTGGGTGAACTGGCCCATCAAGTGGCATCCATCGATCAGGTGCTGGCGGTGATTCGCGGGATTTCCGAGCAGACCAACCTGCTGGCGCTCAATGCCGCCATCGAAGCGGCGCGGGCCGGGGATATGGGGCGTGGATTCGCCGTGGTGGCCGATGAAGTGCGGACGTTGGCGCGTCGTACGCAGTCCTCTACCGATGAAATCCAGCAGATGATCGGCAGCCTCAAGCAAGGCGCGGAAAACGCCGTTTCATCGATGCATTCCGGGCAAGCCGCGACCGGCACAGGCGTCGAATCGAGCCAGCGCACCGGAGTCTCGTTGACCGCCATTACCGGACAGGTCGAGCGCATCAGTGACATGAACCATCAGGTGGCGACGGCGACGGAAGAGCAGTCGGCGGTGACCGAGGAAATCAATCGCAACGTGCAGGGTATTTCCGATCTGGCGCGGGCGACGGCTGGGGAGGTCAGGGCCTGTCGTGAGGACTGCCAGACGTTGCAGCGCCTGGCGGATGATCTGGCGCGGCAGATGGGTGGGTTCAAGCTGGGGTGA